Proteins from a genomic interval of Lycium ferocissimum isolate CSIRO_LF1 chromosome 2, AGI_CSIRO_Lferr_CH_V1, whole genome shotgun sequence:
- the LOC132047542 gene encoding secreted RxLR effector protein 161-like, with the protein MDTPIVRGETLSLEMCPETEKEKEDMSRVPYSSAVGILMYAMMCTRPGICYAVGLVSKYQSNPGRDHWKAMKRIFRYLKGTVDYSLCYSGNDLHLRGYTNVDWGGDRNDRKSTSGYAFLLNSGAISWKSKKQTCTALSTMEAEFVACASAVQEAIWLKRFFEHLDVAKNSQGLMILHCDSQAAIPDTNDPKYHNKTKHIDIKYNFVRDTVASGEVNLQYIPTREMIADPFTKVISGDLFEKHIMALGLRRI; encoded by the coding sequence ATGGATACTCCAATAGTAAGAGgtgaaactttaagccttgaaatgTGTCCAGAgactgaaaaagaaaaggaagacatGTCTCGAGTTCCATATTCTAGTGCTGTTGGGATCTTGATGTACGCTATGATGTGTACTCGTCCGGGCATTTGTTATGCCGTAGGTCTGGTTAGCAAGTATCAGTCCAATCCTGGAAGAGATCATTGGAAAGCTATGAAGAGGATCTTCCGATACCTGAAAGGAACTGTTGATTATTCATTATGTTATAGTGGAAATGATTTACACTTGAGAGGATACACGAATGTTGATTGGGGTGGTGACCGGAACGATAGAAAATCGACATCCGGTTATGCTTTCTTACTTAATAGTGGTGCTATTTCatggaaaagtaagaaacaaacTTGCACGGCTCTTTCAACCATGGAAGCTGAGTTTGTGGCTTGTGCATCTGCAGTACAAGAAGCTATTTGGTTAAAAAGATTCTTTGAGCATTTGGACGTAGCAAAGAATTCTCAAGGATTAATGATTTTACATTGTGATAGTCAAGCGGCTATTCCAGACACAAATGATCCTAAGTATCACAACAAAACCAAGCACATTGACATCAAGTATAACTTTGTAAGAGACACAGTAGCAAGTGGAGAAGTAAATTTACAATACATACCTACGCGTGAGATGATAGCTGATCCTTTTACAAAGGTGATATCTGGAGACTTATTTGAGAAACATATTATGGCTCTAGGTTTGCGTAGGATATGA
- the LOC132035478 gene encoding BES1/BZR1 homolog protein 2-like, with the protein MTAGGGGSSGRLPTWKERENNKRRERRRRAIAAKIFTGLRAQGNFKLPKHCDNNEVLKALCLEAGWVVEDDGTTYRKGHRPPPTENGCASMNISACSSIQPSPMSSSFPSPVPSYHASPTSSSFPSPSRCDNGHPTSYILPFLHNLASIPSTLPPLRISNSAPVTPPLSSPTRGSKPKPIWESLSRVPLHTFQQHPLFAASAPSSPTRRQYSKPATIPECDEFDAASVESARWVSFQTVAAPTSPTFNLVKPVPPQQNILLDALSGHGMFGWAEAAQKGHGGSEFDFESCKVKAWEGERIHEVAVDDLELTLGSAKARA; encoded by the exons ATGACGGCCGGCGGTGGTGGATCATCAGGAAGGTTGCCGACGTGGAAAGAGAGGGAAAACAAtaagagaagagagaggagaaGAAGAGCTATTGCTGCAAAAATATTTACTGGCTTAAGAGCTCAAGGTAACTTCAAACTTCCCAAACACTGTGATAACAATGAGGTCTTGAAAGCTCTTTGTCTTGAAGCtggttgggttgttgaagaTGATGGCACCACTTATCGCAAG GGACACAGGCCTCCACCAACGGAAAATGGTTGTGCCTCTATGAATATCAGTGCATGCTCATCGATTCAGCCTAGCCCAATGTCATCCTCTTTCCCCAGTCCTGTACCCTCTTACCATGCCAGCCCAACATCATCCTCATTCCCTAGTCCCTCACGTTGTGACAACGGGCATCCCACATCATACATCCTCCCCTTTCTCCATAACTTAGCTTCCATTCCCTCTACTTTGCCACCTCTTCGTATATCTAACAGTGCCCCTGTTACCCCACCTCTTTCTTCTCCTACTCGAGGATCAAAGCCTAAACCTATCTGGGAATCTCTCTCCAGGGTTCCGTTGCATACTTTTCAGCAGCACCCACTTTTTGCTGCTTCTGCACCATCAAGTCCCACCCGCCGCCAATACTCTAAGCCTGCTACAATTCCAGAATGCGATGAGTTTGATGCTGCCTCAGTTGAATCTGCACGCTGGGTCAGCTTCCAGACGGTGGCAGCTCCAACTTCGCCTACTTTTAACCTTGTAAAACCTGTTCCTCCTCAGCAGAACATTCTCTTAGATGCCTTAAGTGGCCATGGTATGTTTGGCTGGGCCGAAGCAGCTCAAAAGGGACATGGGGGCtctgagtttgattttgagagCTGCAAAGTGAAGGCATGGGAAGGTGAGAGAATACATGAAGTTGCTGTGGATGATCTAGAACTCACTCTTGGTAGTGCAAAGGCACGTGCTTAA
- the LOC132035487 gene encoding secreted RxLR effector protein 161-like → MNLNEKLQQDDGAERANARSFRILVGGLIYLSHTRPDISYSFSVVSRFMSNPSTHQVGAAKRILHYVAGTLEYDIWYPHVSAFRLLGFTDSDWADSMGHKKSILGNVFSLGSGAITWSSEKQVTTTLSSSEAEYVAATSAACQCIWLRRILADLYQKQEKATDIFCDNKSSIAMTKNPAFHGRTKHIDSCFHFIRELVEKEDIILKFCNTNEQVVDILTKALPYQNHVYFRSLLGVSEFESRGNVE, encoded by the coding sequence ATGAATCTGAATGAAAAATTGCAGCAGGACGATGGTGCTGAACGAGCCAATGCAAGAAGTTTTAGAATTCTAGTTGGAGGTTTGATTTATTTGTCTCATACTCGTCCAGATATTTCATACTCTTTTAGTGTCGTTTCAAGGTTTATGAGCAATCCATCGACGCATCAAGTTGGAgctgcaaaaagaattttacaCTATGTTGCTGGAACACTCGAATATGATATTTGGTATCCTCACGTTTCAGCTTTTAGGTTATTAGGCTTTACTGACAGTGATTGGGCAGACTCGATGGGTCATAAGAAGAGTATTTTAGGCAACGTTTTCAGTCTTGGATCAGGTGCAATAACATGGAGTTCGGAGAAACAAGTAACAACGACATTGTCGTCTTCAGAGGCAGAGTATGTCGCAGCAACTTCTGCAGCTTGTCAATGCATTTGGCTTAGGAGAATTTTGGCTGATCTCTACCAGAAGCAAGAGAAGGCAACTGATATTTTTTGTGACAACAAATCCTCAATTGCAATGACTAAGAATCCTGCATTTCATGGAAGAACAAAGCACATTGATAGTTGCTTCCACTTTATTCGTGAGCTGGTGGAGAAAGAAGATATCATATTGAAGTTTTGCAACACCAATGAACAAGTAGTAGATATATTAACAAAAGCACTGCCATATCAGAATCACGTCTACTTCAGATCATTGCTTGGTGTTAGCGAATTTGAATCAAGAGGGAATGTTgaataa